One stretch of Penaeus chinensis breed Huanghai No. 1 chromosome 27, ASM1920278v2, whole genome shotgun sequence DNA includes these proteins:
- the LOC125039584 gene encoding ubiquitin carboxyl-terminal hydrolase 47-like isoform X4 encodes MGVSSTPSDTPLDPFLETLRLRLLKVMMKQTESVEDGGGGDGGEGGGGGEEKVSATASTQVTVDASATSVTTVTDNAEETSTKTTTSKFTKTTKVKTIKIVKKKNPNSLVASAIGQFNKKSEEEVSPPKKITFKKSSESPKKVPGLPKKVVKAGENDSDTKTADSPEATKKENGEKTPTSSRTSAEKSSSESKEIPVKKEPSVKKESAEREASAPKTDAKDATDKKESSVKRDSTERKESPEKKDSVDKKERVTKRESSERKETPEKESLAKRDSSERKETPEKKESLAKRDSSERKETPEKKEAVEKRESPAKRGSMERKASPAKRDSLEKKVTLEKSKSVEKRETLESRESPLKKKSPLKKETPERKGSPARKIPPTKTNVPEKEETESKESSEVKTATTKEAEGKEGTEKIVSEETETSKENTETSKAIASPKEAALDSPKEEANDKSESEDTKGLAKAETSPEPEPSTRVKEPSSVIEITRASSSSSRSSKSPLSEYVEGAKAISAEASSGSVDKVLTSESDSCAEGASATPCSNDSKPRADSLVDSDSELSNVSVFVIVRDMSSLTARVNKETIVTPATSTCGELMQEVGRRFKYEPDSFSLILQCSNGDQVEIEKMEAERTLADARFQVEGTPRNNLILCDSGGHPPRRTDEDDLSLGASASPTASASEKKWFDRSSTYSNTPEYSYSAALIKHETGYVGLVNQAMTCYLNSLLQTLYMTPEFRNALYQWEFKGSEDEAAKNIPCQIQRLFLLLQTTNKTAVETTNLTKSFGWDSSEAWQQHDIQELCRVMFDALEQCFKNTHQSDLINSLYEGKMKDYVKCLECDNEGAREDTYLDIPLPIRPFGSSSAYKSVEEALRAFVEPELLTGNNKYKCSKCDSLCDAHKGLKFTRFPYLLTIHLMRFDFDYQTLHRIKLNDKVTFPNILDLNSFIETHSKEDSTAVTPDKPTTDKLDDASTTDSGSALDVEDNSVENTSNSQPESDNQDEDEGIDVSSMNNEKNKNCLPNGPYVYELFSIMVHAGSASGGHYYAYIKDFRTDEWFCFNDQSVSKITYDDIRKTYGGGTNRVPCYSWSSSANAYMLMYRQINKERNVDAYSKEALPQHIKDLVQRMSEEEAAEREQREIERCMCCIKLFCQVPGQTQMQEKKLRVHKDSTLRETTKLAYEELGLNTVPLERCRLVKYEEFHDSLECSFEGQDDELISEVLGGVRSSYKFDLLMEIRDEDKAFEVYKPGGTTIKAHIVNLATEEVEGPYNLRGSLNMTVRELKEMIGRSLNMNPDTMRIVLERYYNDLRPLTADTKTLKMEGFYRSNKVYVEASGKESTDFYTGSCMYSILDRYENTITLYCPLPDTSKEALEEMQIPPYKEEEPEPRPEVPSSGTSSSATAEDAVSATSAASPASCSSKDSGISSKAATDCSSSEAGSSNNSSMVSPSSGPLSSLPTSTQPPSPGMSTSTQATTPTASPTATSAGNGSDGEDEGIADADSGAGSSNVNSDQSASEDSSLTSDSDRTLVGDPPEDKLSDTSNSPDYRNVSSPSSPEDNGRETKDDDNGWGLPIFQDTDVVWGEDDKETEVKRYFRAEYFTEDQTNQKMLRVFVDKRITIGQLKNEMQPWVGVSQDHFKLFKIYSNSQEFECTRMTETLASYGDNTRLSVRLGRALLPGEQRGKVYLLEPDSVDDPAKFLIDWVVCKGDTVASAKRAIIKEVNTRCKMTLTPETVRLRKKSWKNPQTIYLDAQKFEDDIPLYSNWELFLQTIEGPETKTASSDELALFTKRWKPSTYTTNPIAEVIISKPTVEGLREKLSEISGIEADDIEFAKGKGTFPFDMSVVDINSDLDWSIRSGPLDQRPLYILDDGAMVYYRDKKETPKEMTEEERRALVNSENRRLNRDLQYQCPSSSTTSSYSTLRSKEKGLKIYLNHEE; translated from the exons AT GGGGGTCTCCAGCACACCATCAGATACCCCCCTGGACCCGTTCCTGGAAACACTCCGTCTACGGTTGCTCAAAGTTATGATGAAG cagACTGAGAGTGTAGaggatggtggtgggggagacggaggcgaaggagggggagggggagaagagaaagtttCCGCCACAGCTAGCACACAGGTAACAGTTGATGCAAGTGCCACCAGTGTCACCACCGTGACTGACAATGCAGAGGAGACATCCACCAAGACCACAACAAGCAAGTTCACTAAGACCACCAAGGTCAAGACCATAAAAATAGTCAAGAAGAAGAATCCCAATTCCCTCGTTGCCAGTGCCATAGGACAGTTCAACAAAAAGTCAGAGGAGGAAGTTTCACCTCCAAAGAAGATCACCTTTAAGAAGAGCTCAGAATCTCCCAAGAAAGTACCAGGTTTGCCTAAGAAGGTTGttaaggctggtgagaatgataGTGACACCAAAACAGCAGACAGTCCAGAGGCcacaaagaaggaaaatggagagaagacCCCTACCAGTTCAAGAACTTCAGCAGAGAAGAGCAGCAGCGAGAGTAAGGAAATCCCAGTAAAGAAAGAGCCATCAGTGAAAAAAGAGTCTGCGGAGAGAGAAGCCAGTGCCCCCAAGACTGATGCCAAAGATGCAACAGACAAGAAGGAGAGTTCTGTTAAGAGAGATTCAACAGAGAGGAAGGAATCTCCTGAAAAGAAAGACTCAgttgacaagaaagagagagtgacaaagagagaatcttcagagagaaaagaaaccccAGAGAAGGAGAGCCTTGCAAAGAGAGATTCATCAGAGAGGAAGGAAACtccagagaagaaggagagtctTGCGAAGAGAGATTCATCAGAGAGGAAGGAAACTCCAGAGAAGAAAGAAGCAGTTGAAAAGAGGGAGAGTCCAGCAAAGAGAGGGTCAATGGAGAGGAAGGCAAGCCCAGCAAAGAGAGATTCTCTAGAGAAGAAAGTGACACTAGAGAAGAGCAAGTcagttgaaaagagagagacactagAGAGTAGGGAGAGCCCTTTGAAGAAGAAGTCACCCTTGAAGAAGGAAACACCTGAGAGGAAAGGTAGCCCAGCGAGGAAGATCCCACCAACCAAGACAAATGTTCcagaaaaggaggagacagagagcaaAGAGTCCTCAGAAGTAAAGACTGCAACCACCAAGGAagctgaagggaaggagggcacAGAGAAGATAGTCTCAGAAGAGACTGAGACTTCCAAAGAGAATACTGAAACATCTAAAGCTATAGCTTCTCCCAAAGAAGCAGCTCTGGATTCTCCCAAAGAAGAAGCTAAtgataagagtgagagtgaggacaCTAAGGGACTGGCGAAGGCAGAAACATCTCCTGAACCAGAACCTTCAACAAGAGTAAAGGAGCCTAGCAGTGTCATAGAGATAACTAGAGCTTCCTCAAGTTCCTCAAGAAGCAGCAAGTCCCCATTGTCTGAGTATGTAGAGGGAGCAAAAGCCATTAGTGCAGAAGCATCAAGTGGATCTGTGGACAAAGTTCTCACAAGTGAATCGGACAGTTGTGCAGAGGGTGCCAGTGCCACCCCATGCAGTAATGACTCTAAGCCTCGTGCTGACTCTTTAGTAGACTCTGACTCAGAGCTGAgtaatgtgagtgtgtttgttataGTGCGTGACATGAGTAGTCTAACTGCAAGAGTCAACAAGGAAACGATTGTAACACCTGCCACATCAACATGTGGCGAGCTTATGCAGGAGGTAGGACGACGGTTCAAGTACGAGCCAgattccttttctctcatcctgCAATGCTCCAATGGTGACCAG GTTGAGATTGAGAAAATGGAGGCAGAGCGTACACTAGCAGATGCAAGGTTCCAAGTGGAGGGCACCCCACGTAACAACCTGATTCTGTGCGACTCAGGTGGACACCCTCCCCGGCGCACAGACGAGGATGATCTAAGTCTCGGAGCCTCAGCCTCCCCCACAGCTAGTGCTAGTGAGAAAAAGTGGTTTGATAGGAGTAGTACGTATAGCAACACACCTGAATATTCTTATTCTGCAGCTCTCATTAAACACGAGACAG GTTATGTGGGCCTGGTGAACCAAGCCATGACGTGCTACCTTAACAGTTTGCTGCAGACGCTATACATGACCCCTGAGTTCCGCAATGCCCTCTACCAGTGGGAGTTCAAGGGCTCTGAGGATGAGGCAGCCAAGAACATCCCTTGCCAGATCCAACGTCTCTTCCTGCTGCTGCAG ACCACCAACAAGACAGCCGTGGAGACAACAAACTTAACAAAAAGCTTTGGTTGGGACAGTAGTGAGGCCTGGCAGCAGCATGACATCCAGGAGCTTTGTCGGGTCATGTTTGATGCTCTTGAGCAGTGCTTTAAGAACACCCACCAATCAGACCTCATCAACAGCCTTTATGAAG GGAAGATGAAGGATTATGTCAAGTGCCTAGAGTGCGACAATGAGGGAGCCCGGGAGGACACATACCTGGACATTCCTCTCCCCATCAGACCCTTTGGCTCCAGCTCTGCATATAAATCTGTG GAGGAAGCCCTGAGGGCCTTCGTGGAGCCAGAACTTTTGACAGGGAACAATAAATACAAATGCTCAAAATGTGATTCTCTGTGTGATGCTCACAAAGGGCTGAAATTCACACGCTTCCCCTACCTGCTCACCATACACCTCATGCGCTTCGACTTTGACTACCAGACCTTGCATAGAATCAAGCTGAATGACAA AGTGACCTTCCCCAACATACTGGACCTAAACAGCTTTATTGAGACCCACTCAAAGGAGGACAGCACTGCGGTAACACCAGACAAGCCCACCACAGACAAATTGGATGATGCCTCCACCACAGACTCTGGATCAGCACTGGACGTGGAGGACAATTCAGTTGAGAACACCTCCAACTCACAGCCTGAGTCAGACAATCAG GATGAAGATGAAGGCATAGATGTTAGCAGTATGAACAATGAAAAGAACAAGAACTGCTTGCCCAATGGACCCTATGTGTATGAACTTTTCTCAATCATGGTCCACGCGGGCAGTGCATCAGGGGGGCACTATTACGCTTATATTAAGGACTTCAGAACAGATGAATGGTTCTGCTTTAATGACCAGAGTGTATCTAAG ATTACATATGATGACATCAGAAAAACATATGGTGGAGGCACAAACAGAGTGCCATGCTACAGCTGGAGCTCCAGTGCCAATGCCTACATGCTTATGTACAGACAGATCAACAAAGAGAGGAATGTAGATGCCTACTCTAAAGAGGCACTCCCTCAACATATCAAG GATTTAGTACAAAGAATGTCTGAGGAGGAAGCAGCAGAGCGTGAGCAGCGGGAAATTGAAAGATGTATGTGCTGTATTAAACTGTTCTGCCAAGTGCCTGGCCAGACTCAGATGCAAGAGAAGAAGCTAAGAGTCCACAAGGATTCTACTCTCAGGGAAACCACCAAGCTTGCATATGAg GAGCTGGGCCTTAACACTGTTCCGCTAGAGAGGTGTCGCCTGGTCAAGTATGAGGAATTCCATGACAGTTTGGAGTGCTCCTTTGAAGGCCAGGATGATGAGCTTATCTCGGAGGTCCTTGGCGGAGTTCGTAGTTCCTATAAGTTTGATCTCTTGATGGAAATCAGAGACGAAGATAAAGCCTTTGAAGTTTACAAGCCAGGAG GCACAACCATCAAGGCACATATTGTGAACTTGGCCACAGAGGAGGTAGAGGGCCCCTACAATCTGCGTGGAAGTCTCAATATGACAGTCCGAGAGCTGAAGGAGATGATTGGTCGCTCCCTCAACATGAACCCTGACACAATGCGGATTGTGCTAGAGAGGTATTACAATGACCTCCGACCTCTCACAGCAGACACGAAGACTCTTAAGATGGAGGGCTTCTATAGGTCAAATAAG GTATACGTAGAAGCATCAGGGAAGGAAAGCACAGACTTCTACACGGGGTCTTGTATGTACAGCATATTGGACCGATACGAGAATACCATAACATTATACTGTCCACTGCCAGACACTAGTAAAG AGGCACTTGAGGAGATGCAGATTCCCCCCTACAAGGAGGAGGAGCCAGAGCCAAGGCCAGAAGTGCCAAGTAGTGGAACTAGTTCGTCTGCAACAGCTGAAGATGCTGTGTCTGCCACCAGTGCTGCAAGTCCAGCCAGCTGCTCAAGCAAGGACAGTGGG ATCAGCAGCAAGGCAGCCACAGACTGCTCAAGCAGTGAGGCAGGCAGCAGTAACAACAGCTCGATGGTGAGTCCATCATCTGGGCCTTTGTCATCACTCCCCACATCAACACAACCTCCCAGCCCTGGAATGTCAACATCTACGCAGGCAACAACCCCAACAGCCTCACCCACTGCTACCTCTGCGGGCAACggtagtgatggtgaggatgagggcaTTGCAGATGCTGACAGTGGCGCAGGTTCCTCCAATGTCAACAGTGACCAGAGTGCAAGCGAAGATTCCTCCCTGACCAGTGACAGTGACAG AACTTTGGTAGGAGACCCACCAGAAGACAAATTGTCAGACACAAGTAATTCACCAGACTACAGGAATGTTTCATCGCCATCATCGCCTGAAGACAATGGCAGAGAAACAAAG gaTGATGACAATGGTTGGGGTTTGCCTATTTTCCAGGACACCGATGTCGTTTGGGGGGAGGACGACAAGGAGACGGAGGTCAAGCGCTACTTCAGAGCTGAGTACTTCACAGAAGACCAGACCAATCAGAAaa TGTTGCGAGTCTTTGTGGATAAGAGAATAACCATAGGTCAGCTCAAGAACGAAATGCAGCCATGGGTTGGCGTCTCACAAGATCACTTCAAGCTTTTTAAGATATATTCAAACAG TCAAGAATTTGAGTGTACTAGAATGACAGAGACTCTAGCATCATATGGAGATAATACCAGATTAAGTGTACGGTTAGGAAGAGCTTTGCTACCAGGGGAACAGAGAGGCAAAGTATACCTTCTAGAGCCTGACAGTGTGGATGAT CCTGCAAAGTTCCTCATTGACTGGGTGGTCTGTAAGGGAGATACTGTTGCCAGCGCCAAGCGTGCCATCATCAAGGAAGTTAACACCAGATGTAAAATGACCCTAACGCCTGAAACTGTCCGGCTACGAAAGAAGAGCTGGAAGAACCCTCAGACTATATATCTTGATGCACAGAAATTTGAAGATGACATACCCCTTTACTCTAACTGGGAACTGTTCCTACAG ACAATTGAAGGTCCTGAGACAAAGACAGCCAGCTCAGATGAGCTAGCCTTGTTTACCAAGAGATGGAAACCTTCAACATATACCACAAATCCCATTGCTGAGGTCATAATTTCCAAACCAACTGTGGAAGGACTCAGGGAAAAG CTCTCAGAAATATCTGGCATTGAGGCAGATGATATAGAGTTTGCAAAAGGTAAAGGGACATTCCCCTTTGATATGTCTGTTGTGGACATCAACAGCGACTTGGATTGGTCAATACGCTCGGGTCCACTGGATCAAAGGCCCCTCTATATATTAGATGATGGTGCTATGGTTTATTAtag AGATAAGAAGGAAACCCCTAAGGAAATGACAGAGGAGGAGCGTCGTGCTTTGGTCAACTCGGAGAACCGTCGCCTCAACCGCGACCTGCAGTATCAGTGCCCAAGCTCGTCAACCACCTCCAGCTATAGCACTCTCAGATCTAAGGAGAAAGGCCTCAAGATCTACCTCAATCACGAAGAgtag